A window from Armatimonadota bacterium encodes these proteins:
- a CDS encoding Zn-dependent alcohol dehydrogenase: MSYDGLAAVLNAPGADVTLEEITIDPPGPNEVMVRLTASGVCHTDLHVKNMQGMGMQYPILLGHEGAGIVEAVGDGVTHLSTGDPVVIAYRAPCEQCPACRRGDPRRCWMALRPQQRLRRKRDGALLSQVLRCGTFSTRTVVHSKAAIKMPKDIPLDKACLIACGVITGVGAALNTAPVWAGAKVAVIGCGGVGLSVIQGARLAHASQIIGIDLNPVKLDWAKQFGATHTVNASETDPVAKARELTGGDGVDFAFEAVGLPQCIDQGVRMLAYGGTVTHIGLPDADARVNLNLGDMDTGVYWNKASLRVCHCGDALPSSDFPLLAQLYLQGKLDLDRMVTQTIGLGDVEAAFHLMEHGNVIRSVILFD; this comes from the coding sequence ATGAGCTACGATGGATTGGCGGCGGTTTTGAACGCGCCGGGAGCGGATGTAACTTTAGAAGAAATCACCATCGATCCGCCCGGGCCGAACGAGGTCATGGTTCGCCTGACGGCCAGCGGCGTCTGCCATACCGATCTGCACGTCAAGAACATGCAAGGCATGGGGATGCAGTACCCCATTCTCTTAGGGCACGAGGGAGCGGGCATTGTCGAAGCCGTTGGAGACGGCGTTACTCATTTATCTACTGGCGATCCGGTCGTCATCGCCTATCGCGCGCCGTGCGAGCAGTGTCCGGCCTGTCGGCGCGGCGATCCGCGGCGCTGCTGGATGGCGCTGCGGCCTCAGCAACGGTTGCGCCGCAAGCGCGACGGCGCCCTTCTCTCCCAAGTTCTGCGTTGCGGCACGTTCTCTACCCGAACGGTCGTCCACAGCAAAGCGGCTATCAAGATGCCCAAGGATATTCCCTTGGACAAGGCTTGTCTGATCGCTTGCGGCGTCATCACGGGCGTGGGCGCGGCGCTGAACACGGCTCCCGTTTGGGCGGGCGCCAAGGTTGCGGTCATCGGTTGCGGCGGGGTCGGCTTAAGCGTCATCCAGGGCGCGCGGCTGGCCCATGCCAGCCAGATTATCGGTATCGATCTGAACCCGGTCAAATTGGATTGGGCCAAGCAGTTTGGCGCCACGCACACGGTCAATGCGAGCGAGACCGACCCTGTGGCCAAGGCGCGCGAGCTGACCGGCGGCGACGGCGTCGATTTTGCCTTCGAGGCGGTCGGTCTGCCCCAATGCATCGACCAGGGCGTCCGAATGCTGGCTTATGGCGGAACGGTAACGCATATCGGTTTGCCCGATGCCGATGCCCGTGTGAACCTCAATTTGGGCGACATGGACACCGGGGTCTATTGGAACAAGGCTTCGCTGCGCGTCTGTCATTGCGGCGATGCCCTGCCCAGTTCCGACTTTCCTCTGCTGGCGCAGCTCTATCTGCAGGGCAAGCTCGACCTGGACCGGATGGTGACTCAGACCATCGGGCTGGGCGACGTGGAGGCCGCGTTC